In Citrus sinensis cultivar Valencia sweet orange chromosome 4, DVS_A1.0, whole genome shotgun sequence, one DNA window encodes the following:
- the LOC102620477 gene encoding phosphoacetylglucosamine mutase, whose product MNEDQKSLILKSSSHFSPPPGVKLSYGTAGFRADASILQSTVYRVGILAALRSLKTQCVIGLMITASHNKVTDNGVKIADPSGGMLSQDWEPFSDQLANAPDPQSLVSLIEEFVKKEKIPFNGKHPAEILLGRDTRPSGESLLEAAKQGISAVVGAVAHDMGILTTPQLHWMVRARNKGLKATESDYFEQLLSSFRCLMNLIPDRGTSNETEDKLIVDGANGVGGEKLEVIKEKLNELDIEVRNSGKEGGVLNEGVGADFVQKEKVVPHGFGSNHAGIRCASLDGDADRLVYFLVPPNNCSKIDLVDGDKILSLFAVFIKEQLSILEEDTKGSNNYKARLGAVQTAYANGASTYYLRHLGLEVALAPTGVKFLHEKAAQYDIGIYFEANGHGTILFSEHFLSWLEDKNQELSSTHEGSEQQKAALRLLAVSKLINQAVGDALSGLLLVETILRHMGWSIHQWNALYQDLPSRQLKVKVGDRTAVVTANAETVAVKPPGIQEAINVETAKYRNGRSFIRPSGTEDVVRVYAEASTQEAADKLANSVAELVDRFLGFRSS is encoded by the exons ATGAACGAGGACCAAAAATCTCTCATTCTCAAATCCTCCTCTCACTTCTCTCCACCTCCTG GAGTGAAGCTGTCATACGGTACGGCTGGGTTCAGAGCAGATGCGTCGATCCTCCAATCAACGGTCTACCGCGTTGGGATATTGGCGGCTTTAAGGTCGCTAAAGACACAGTGCGTGATCGGGTTGATGATCACCGCTTCACACAACAAAGTCACTGATAATGGCGTCAAAATCGCCGACCCCAGTGGCGGCATGCTCTCTCAAGACTGGGAACCTTTTTCCGATCAACTCGCCAATGCGCCCGATCCCCAATCTCTCGTTTCG TTGATTGAAGAATTTGTGAAGAAGGAGAAGATCCCCTTTAATGGAAAACATCCAGCTGAAATATTGTTGGGAAGGGACACAAGACCTAGTGGTGAATCTCTTCTCGAAGCTGCTAAACAA GGAATCAGTGCTGTTGTTGGAGCTGTTGCCCATGACATGGGAATTTTAACAACTCCACAGCTTCACTGGATGGTTCGTGCTAGAAATAAGGGCTTGAAGGCGACTGAATCTGATTATTTTGAACAGCTTTTGAGCTCATTCAG GTGTTTAATGAATTTGATCCCAGATAGAGGTACTAGCAATGAGACTGAGGACAAATTGATTGTGGATGGGGCTAATGGTGTTGGGGGAGAGAAGCTTGAAGTGATTAAGGAAAAGTTGAATGAGTTGGATATTGAGGTTCGTAATTCTGGAAAGGAAGGAGGTGTACTCAATGAAGGGGTTGGTGCTGATTTTGTGCAGAAAGAGAAGGTTGTTCCGCATGGATTTGGTTCAAACCATGCTGGGATAAG GTGTGCAAGTCTGGATGGAGATGCTGATCGACTTGTCTATTTTCTTGTGCCACCAAATAACTGCAGCAAGATTGATCTTGTTGATGGCGACAAGATATTATCTTTATTCGCTGTATTCATCAAGGAGCAGCTAAGTATCCTCGAGGAAGATACAAAAGGAAGTAATAATTACAAAGCTCGTCTTGGTGCTGTACAGACAGCTTACGCGAATGGGGCATCCACATATTACCTCAGACACTTGGGCCTTGAAGTTGCTTTAGCACCAACCGGAGTGAAATTCTTACATGAGAAAGCTGCTCAGTATGATATTGGGATCTATTTTGAGGCTAATGGTCATGGCACCATCTTGTTTTCAGAACATTTCTTATCTTGGTTAGAGGACAAAAATCAAGAGCTTTCTTCCACACATGAAG GTTCTGAACAGCAAAAAGCTGCTTTGAGACTTTTGGCAGTTAGTAAGTTGATCAACCAAGCTGTTGGAGATGCTTTGAGTGGTTTGCTCTTGGTGGAGACTATTTTGCGACACATGGGGTGGTCAATACATCAATGGAATGCGCTTTATCAGGATCTACCTAGTAGGCAGCTTAAA GTTAAAGTTGGGGATAGAACCGCTGTTGTTACAGCAAATGCAGAAACTGTAGCTGTGAAGCCCCCAGGCATTCAAGAAGCCATTAATGTTGAAACTG CAAAATATCGTAATGGCCGATCTTTCATACGGCCGTCGGGCACTGAGGATGTCGTACGTGTATATGCAGAGGCATCCACACAAGAAGCAGCAGACAAGCTTGCCAACTCTGTAGCCGAACTTGTAGATCGGTTCCTAGGCTTCAGAAGCTCCTAG
- the LOC102620189 gene encoding transcription factor MAMYB: MEFLDEDARPRFLFQSRPQPSSSSLDGSNHNNNIHQKPTKLSVFITLTISSFFIFVAFFFFQSSEPFQSLLLWLSLSLFIGPFAPSHLTGGHTRVGHGPIVETPPIPDPNIEKKLQKPQKNRSLANKSPDFIPGSVPIVENSNGSIGNESKGEKVEVLQRKSEEEKEWNEEDIEILKKQMVKNPVGKPKRWEVIAEAFNGRHRVESVIKKAKELGEKKIDDSDSYNQFLKNRKAIDMRVVQENCEDSKKESQENVVVGGGGGVWSAGEDIALLNALKAFPKDVPLRWEKIAAAVPGRSKAACMKRFSDLKRDFRSSKAGDEA; encoded by the coding sequence ATGGAGTTCCTAGATGAAGACGCCAGGCCAAGATTCCTCTTTCAATCGCGTCCACAGCCGTCATCATCTTCACTCGACGGGAGCAATCATAATAACAACATCCATCAAAAACCCACAAAGCTTTCTGTCTTTATCACATTAACAATCTCTTCGTTTTTCATCTTCGTcgccttcttcttcttccaaaGCAGCGAGCCCTTCCAATCCCTTCTCTTGTGGCTCTCACTTTCCCTCTTCATTGGCCCCTTCGCTCCCTCTCACCTCACTGGCGGTCACACTCGCGTCGGTCACGGCCCAATAGTTGAAACCCCTCCTATCCCAGATCCAAACATCGAGAAAAAGCTTCAAAAGCCGCAAAAGAACCGATCTTTAGCTAATAAGTCCCCGGATTTTATTCCTGGTTCGGTTCCGATTGTTGAAAACTCGAATGGGTCAATTGGGAATGAGTCAAAAGGCGAGAAAGTTGAAGTCTTGCAGCGTAAAAGTGAGGAGGAAAAGGAATGGAATGAAGAGGATATTGAGATTTTGAAGAAGCAGATGGTGAAGAATCCAGTGGGGAAGCCGAAGAGGTGGGAGGTGATTGCTGAGGCTTTTAACGGGAGGCATCGAGTGGAGAGTGTGATTAAGAAAGCTAAAGAATTAGGAGAGAAAAAGATTGATGATAGTGATTCGTACAATCAATTCTTGAAGAATAGGAAAGCAATAGATATGAGAGTTGTTCAAGAGAATTGTGAAGACAGTAAGAAAGAGAGCCAagaaaatgttgttgttggaggaggaggaggagtgTGGAGTGCTGGTGAGGACATCGCATTGCTTAATGCATTGAAAGCATTCCCTAAGGACGTTCCTCTGAGGTGGGAGAAGATTGCGGCTGCTGTGCCGGGGAGGTCCAAGGCAGCTTGTATGAAGAGGTTTTCCGATTTGAAGAGGGATTTCCGGAGCTCGAAAGCTGGTGATGAGGCATAG